The genomic window GTTCGATCAAAGAAAAGATATTACCGCTCGGCGATGAGTACGTGATCTTTCCCGGCCATGGGCCGGCTACCTCGGTCGCGCAGGAAAAACTGTTCAATCCGTTTTTGATGGGAGAGAGATAATGGAGTTCAATCATCCGGTCGGTGATTATCATGTCCACCCGGACTATTCCTTCGATGCCACAGGTAGCATGCGTGAATATTGTGAAAAAGCGATCGAGCTCGGCCTGTCCGAGATCGTGTTCGTGCCCCATGCCGAAGACCATCCCCAAAACGGCGAGTCAAATATTCTCAAGGTGGACGGCCACAGGCGTCCCGTAGACAGCGAAGGGCTCAAGCGTTACCGCGATGATTTGTATGATCTCGTGGAAGGCGATGATCCGGTTCCGATAATGGTACGTTGCGGTGTGGAGCTCGGTTTCTATCCGGGAGTCAAGGATTCTTTTCTGCACATGATCGAGGATATGCATTTTGAATATGTGCTGTGCGGGATTCATTATGTCGACGGTTGCATCATCTCATCTGAAAAAAAGATGAAG from Candidatus Zixiibacteriota bacterium includes these protein-coding regions:
- a CDS encoding histidinol-phosphatase HisJ family protein, whose amino-acid sequence is MEFNHPVGDYHVHPDYSFDATGSMREYCEKAIELGLSEIVFVPHAEDHPQNGESNILKVDGHRRPVDSEGLKRYRDDLYDLVEGDDPVPIMVRCGVELGFYPGVKDSFLHMIEDMHFEYVLCGIHYVDGCIISSEKKMKELLSKNSPEQFIEKYYKIIQKACQIDFLDCLAHIDVYRRLGMKMFPEQASRIDYEVIDETMEHLVKYGLPVEVNTSGMRHGIGDWYPSKPLLTRMRQAGVLIGGLGSDSHHPDHLATDFEMAHLLVHETFPEIYED